Proteins encoded within one genomic window of Parachlamydia sp. AcF125:
- a CDS encoding inverse autotransporter beta domain-containing protein, whose product MLSPLFSSKMTLPVACLAILNPGIMQAAYPVNSFQAEEYYSEEKDRTPSYKSQQPNLHPQETPANLTSHGHTPHQTHERDPQAIYSPSYTQRHAFIHGDSSHDPRYDGQPISQQPGHTPNASSPQTKFYQERPVPQLPCDYPGYSQSSYSKNEELSDQAKGEPAILQIPPPPKSLRSPRHNPPCENQAFSLSQGCQFSQFGYLRGAYTFGEGIGIRESFSTLTATFAPLVPYNNYYPFLDLRAHYIKNSRWAANVGGGLRWRDSMTGFIFGANLYYDYRKTAQMDANQCGFGLEFLTPCFEMRLNAYFPLKDGNHCDGHAKHEYKGPYCAGWEHVEVTQKGADLEVGHTFWKCPYFSLFGAIGGYYYTDVCGHRHHSHHHKKRWGEKARACLNLGSLLSIQARFYHDQSQHSFWQGVAMLSVPLDFCFRAAIQENYTRVFTQPVERNEMIVKRRFY is encoded by the coding sequence ATGTTATCCCCCCTATTTTCCTCTAAAATGACATTGCCCGTCGCTTGCTTAGCAATTTTAAATCCTGGGATTATGCAAGCGGCTTATCCTGTCAACTCCTTTCAAGCTGAGGAATATTATTCAGAGGAAAAAGACAGAACCCCTTCTTATAAGAGTCAGCAGCCGAATCTCCACCCACAAGAAACCCCTGCCAATCTGACCTCTCACGGCCATACTCCTCATCAAACACATGAAAGAGATCCTCAAGCTATTTATTCCCCCTCTTATACCCAAAGACACGCTTTCATTCATGGAGACTCTTCCCATGATCCTCGCTATGACGGGCAACCTATTTCTCAGCAACCAGGGCATACTCCTAATGCTTCTTCTCCTCAAACAAAATTTTATCAGGAAAGACCTGTGCCTCAACTCCCATGCGATTATCCCGGTTATTCGCAGAGCTCCTACTCTAAGAATGAAGAGCTGAGCGATCAAGCTAAAGGCGAGCCAGCCATCTTGCAAATACCCCCGCCTCCAAAATCTCTCCGTTCTCCCCGCCACAATCCTCCCTGTGAAAATCAGGCGTTTTCCCTATCCCAGGGGTGCCAATTTTCTCAGTTTGGCTATTTACGTGGTGCCTACACATTTGGAGAAGGGATTGGAATTCGAGAGTCCTTTTCCACATTAACGGCTACTTTTGCCCCTCTTGTCCCTTATAATAATTATTATCCTTTTTTAGATTTAAGGGCCCATTACATTAAAAATAGCCGTTGGGCAGCCAATGTGGGTGGCGGTCTACGCTGGAGAGACAGCATGACAGGCTTTATTTTTGGAGCCAACCTGTACTATGATTATCGAAAGACAGCTCAAATGGATGCCAATCAATGCGGATTTGGGCTTGAATTCTTGACACCTTGTTTTGAAATGCGTTTAAATGCCTATTTCCCTTTAAAAGATGGCAACCATTGCGACGGGCATGCTAAGCATGAATATAAGGGACCGTATTGCGCTGGATGGGAGCACGTTGAAGTGACCCAAAAAGGGGCCGATCTTGAAGTAGGACACACCTTCTGGAAATGTCCTTACTTTTCTCTTTTTGGGGCAATCGGAGGGTATTACTATACAGATGTTTGTGGACATCGTCACCACTCCCACCATCATAAAAAAAGGTGGGGAGAAAAAGCGCGAGCTTGCCTAAATTTAGGTTCTCTCTTAAGCATTCAAGCAAGATTTTATCATGACCAGTCTCAACATAGCTTTTGGCAAGGCGTAGCCATGCTATCAGTCCCGCTCGACTTTTGTTTTCGGGCTGCCATTCAAGAAAACTACACGCGCGTATTTACCCAACCGGTTGAACGAAACGAAATGATTGTTAAAAGGAGATTTTATTGA
- a CDS encoding isochorismatase family protein, which produces MHPFKLARHQTGLLVIDVQESLYPYMERSGEVLRSMIQVVEGFKILNLPILVTEQYPKGLKPTVAKLKNALPQNPVVIEKTAFSCAKEKAFLSFESQHKITQWVLIGIEAHVCMLQTAKDLLSAKREVTVLNDAISSRSISNFSTAIAEMRDCGVRISSVETVLFELLQDAAAAEFKQISQLVK; this is translated from the coding sequence ATGCATCCTTTTAAGCTTGCGCGCCATCAAACAGGACTGCTAGTCATTGATGTTCAAGAAAGCCTTTATCCTTATATGGAACGCTCAGGCGAAGTACTGCGTTCCATGATACAAGTGGTAGAAGGATTTAAAATCTTGAATTTGCCTATTTTAGTGACAGAGCAATATCCGAAAGGACTAAAGCCGACTGTGGCAAAACTAAAAAATGCTCTTCCGCAGAATCCAGTGGTGATAGAAAAAACGGCCTTCTCTTGTGCCAAAGAAAAGGCATTTTTAAGTTTTGAAAGCCAACATAAGATTACTCAATGGGTTTTAATCGGTATTGAAGCGCATGTTTGCATGTTGCAAACGGCAAAAGATCTGCTTTCTGCAAAGCGGGAAGTGACTGTCTTAAATGATGCGATCTCTTCTCGCTCCATCTCCAATTTTTCAACAGCCATTGCCGAAATGCGCGATTGCGGAGTGCGTATCAGCAGCGTCGAAACAGTGTTATTTGAGTTATTACAGGATGCAGCGGCTGCCGAATTTAAGCAAATAAGCCAACTTGTGAAATGA
- a CDS encoding HEAT repeat domain-containing protein encodes MKLFLLVFVLCLSSVQNLFSSEFNEETIVKHIHAHLVLNDVDEACREALQGIRTFPNSPFIHKAYIQALSAKGDEKEIVSAWKSYKQGASDQDSRQIMEEMAWGIIHKGASSPSPIIRVVSLLAAFFSQDARGVSLLAHHFKDSNAFIRRAIVELSSHMRDEILCKKVLLLLCQERNWKVYQEAIQAVGEMKVLDAKPYLIKILADERSTLEEKMAAAVALSTMMESISHEQLHELVQSNRMGLRLLACQLVYKWSLVDDLEEMLDLTQDSHAQVRAVALQVLGLLGRTSPYREQTINRALRLIQDRDPEVVISAAWILVLTEHPSGEEVFRQLLQHADKAIRVKAAGALVSTGKYGIALLQYALNEENEPFVQLNAALGLIHQQTDIEKACSVLEEGLKNHPERWMWEEFGIFKALAVSTIKHAEDIPCYPESVDQSTRLEILNILAIMQSPKAQEAIKHFLKEKRWGISGMASILLLTEGNQEAVEIIENLIQDPDPQIRIQAALVLALWGRGEKAIQTLQTAYPQASRELKEKILEGLGRVGSSTSIPFLIEQLEEPFQSLRIIAASSLLQCLNH; translated from the coding sequence ATGAAACTCTTCTTACTTGTATTTGTACTTTGTTTGTCCTCCGTGCAAAACCTCTTTTCAAGTGAATTTAATGAAGAAACCATTGTCAAGCATATCCATGCCCATTTAGTGCTAAACGATGTGGACGAAGCTTGCCGTGAGGCCTTGCAAGGAATCCGCACTTTTCCCAATTCTCCCTTTATCCATAAGGCTTACATCCAAGCCTTATCAGCTAAAGGAGATGAAAAGGAGATCGTGTCTGCTTGGAAATCTTATAAACAAGGGGCATCTGATCAAGATTCCCGGCAAATTATGGAAGAAATGGCCTGGGGAATCATCCATAAAGGCGCTTCTTCTCCCTCTCCAATCATTCGAGTTGTTTCATTGCTAGCCGCTTTTTTTAGCCAAGATGCCCGTGGAGTCAGCCTACTAGCTCATCATTTTAAGGACTCGAATGCTTTTATTCGACGAGCAATTGTGGAACTTTCCTCTCATATGCGCGATGAGATTCTTTGTAAAAAAGTTCTTTTATTGTTGTGCCAAGAAAGAAATTGGAAGGTTTATCAAGAGGCCATTCAGGCGGTAGGAGAGATGAAGGTCTTGGATGCCAAGCCGTATTTAATCAAAATTTTGGCAGATGAGAGGAGCACTCTGGAAGAAAAAATGGCTGCAGCAGTTGCCCTTTCTACCATGATGGAATCGATCTCGCATGAGCAATTGCATGAACTTGTTCAAAGTAATCGAATGGGATTGCGTTTACTGGCCTGTCAACTTGTTTATAAATGGTCGCTCGTGGATGATCTAGAAGAGATGCTCGATTTGACACAAGACTCCCACGCTCAAGTGCGCGCCGTCGCTTTGCAGGTCTTGGGGCTATTAGGGCGCACATCTCCTTATCGGGAGCAGACGATTAACAGGGCTTTGCGATTAATCCAAGATCGAGACCCCGAAGTGGTGATATCAGCAGCTTGGATTTTGGTCTTGACAGAACATCCAAGCGGTGAAGAAGTTTTTAGGCAGCTTTTACAACATGCAGACAAAGCCATCCGGGTAAAAGCGGCAGGAGCTTTAGTCTCGACTGGAAAGTATGGCATTGCACTTCTTCAATATGCTTTAAATGAAGAAAATGAACCTTTTGTGCAACTTAATGCCGCTTTAGGGCTCATTCACCAACAAACAGACATTGAAAAAGCTTGCAGCGTACTGGAAGAGGGCTTGAAAAACCATCCGGAAAGATGGATGTGGGAGGAATTTGGGATTTTTAAAGCCTTGGCAGTTAGCACCATCAAACATGCTGAAGATATCCCATGCTACCCTGAAAGTGTCGACCAATCCACTCGTTTAGAGATTTTAAATATTTTAGCCATCATGCAATCACCAAAAGCTCAGGAAGCTATTAAACATTTTTTAAAAGAGAAGCGTTGGGGAATTTCTGGAATGGCATCTATCCTTCTTTTGACAGAAGGCAACCAAGAAGCCGTAGAAATCATTGAAAATCTGATTCAGGATCCCGATCCTCAAATTCGTATCCAAGCAGCCCTGGTCCTCGCCTTATGGGGGAGAGGGGAGAAAGCTATTCAGACCTTACAAACAGCTTATCCACAGGCTTCGCGAGAACTTAAAGAAAAAATCCTAGAAGGGTTGGGAAGAGTGGGTTCCAGCACCTCTATTCCCTTTTTGATCGAGCAGTTAGAAGAGCCTTTCCAATCGTTGCGCATTATCGCCGCCTCGTCTCTTTTACAATGCCTAAACCACTAG
- a CDS encoding ankyrin repeat domain-containing protein translates to MEPSSLSDQCSFLSQNEWEQLYPPTQQRKNVLNYLIAHDPTNEKIFEFIRGSKREILSTCDNSQYQFSALHIATLKKRVEVVNALLEAGADPNSRDVYGWTALHHAALVSYEIFQAFLKFQPNLNVMTRLGATPSCLRKFFGLEPAIDSRPLYLQEEESNKRKVEIEEIKKYTALTTYTDEPFYSFDFLKTYWKSNVKQVEGLQELAIQLFLPKAYQKMRLNPPALILKKERLPDGQGNFIDAWGVLAGQNLGFGEVICEYTGRFITKRDAEPSFLEQLKHFSEPYECSFLNADTHGNISRHANDGWPNIFIVELNNTRGQPARILFMGGEITGIQEGEKILWDYGVNYAQLKWGHYLIGESEKEKIKSFCQEVPFESHVKKCIEMIKSNHLIKESKEGEKRSYTPLPVYEELMLQTRLAYFISTPAVLIYLACSGIVNPEDFKKLMYEDEEEKFFIPTIKRIENNNPEHFKWVQLLIDYLVKFDKQVDSLGLPSISNQIRNFILQKEGKWTVIQIIKGILEINQFLDPLINQLKSEEEIKNFQAQWDNFKTKLDELKDYNWLEDQGFPFPQEVNKPSLSVKESELFANPFLMQVWGTPPKVLEQLVQQDRKYMEACLEPYKKVKLEEIKEKYKDDSVDLVLRRAASLGHPHNVAFLIKEVRAEVNSQGEDSKKTALHLAVIGGVKGIAGAKDAATREKIKKNYQNTIFILLEAGANQTLTDKEGKMPSIYNYNKEILPENEGAFQLYKDVRSNKIFKRYLNITS, encoded by the coding sequence ATGGAACCTTCTTCACTTTCTGATCAATGTTCTTTTTTATCACAAAATGAGTGGGAACAGTTATATCCCCCAACACAACAGAGAAAGAATGTTCTCAATTATCTTATAGCTCACGATCCCACCAATGAAAAAATTTTTGAGTTCATTAGGGGGTCAAAAAGGGAAATCCTCTCCACGTGCGATAACAGCCAATATCAATTTTCTGCTTTACATATTGCTACTTTGAAAAAACGCGTAGAGGTGGTAAATGCTCTTCTTGAAGCTGGGGCAGATCCTAACAGTCGTGATGTATACGGATGGACGGCTCTGCATCACGCAGCTTTAGTTTCATATGAAATTTTTCAAGCTTTTTTAAAATTTCAGCCTAATTTAAATGTGATGACAAGACTTGGAGCTACTCCATCTTGTTTGAGAAAATTTTTCGGTTTAGAGCCTGCCATCGATTCTCGCCCTCTATATTTGCAAGAAGAGGAAAGCAATAAGAGAAAAGTGGAAATAGAAGAGATAAAGAAGTATACAGCTCTTACCACTTACACAGATGAGCCTTTCTATTCATTTGATTTTCTTAAAACTTATTGGAAAAGTAATGTAAAGCAAGTAGAAGGGCTGCAAGAGTTAGCTATACAACTATTTTTACCAAAAGCTTACCAAAAGATGCGTCTAAACCCGCCAGCGCTTATCTTGAAAAAAGAAAGATTACCAGATGGTCAGGGTAATTTTATTGATGCTTGGGGGGTCCTTGCTGGCCAAAATCTAGGGTTTGGAGAAGTTATTTGCGAGTACACAGGAAGATTTATCACAAAAAGGGATGCAGAACCTAGCTTTCTTGAACAACTAAAACATTTTTCAGAGCCATATGAGTGCTCTTTTTTAAATGCGGACACTCATGGCAATATTTCTCGTCACGCTAATGATGGATGGCCTAATATTTTTATTGTTGAGCTAAACAATACAAGAGGGCAACCTGCTAGAATTCTTTTTATGGGGGGAGAAATTACAGGTATTCAAGAAGGTGAGAAAATTTTATGGGATTATGGGGTAAATTACGCCCAATTAAAATGGGGCCATTATCTCATTGGCGAAAGCGAAAAAGAGAAAATCAAATCTTTTTGTCAAGAAGTTCCTTTTGAATCACATGTAAAAAAGTGCATAGAAATGATAAAAAGCAACCATCTGATAAAGGAGAGCAAAGAGGGCGAGAAAAGGAGTTATACTCCTCTTCCTGTTTATGAAGAGCTTATGCTTCAAACTCGACTGGCTTATTTTATTAGCACGCCTGCAGTGCTAATTTATTTAGCGTGTTCTGGTATTGTAAATCCAGAAGATTTTAAAAAATTAATGTATGAAGATGAAGAGGAGAAGTTTTTTATTCCTACGATTAAAAGGATTGAGAACAATAACCCAGAGCATTTTAAATGGGTTCAGCTGCTCATCGACTATTTAGTAAAATTTGATAAACAGGTAGATAGTTTGGGGCTGCCTTCTATAAGCAATCAAATAAGAAATTTTATTTTACAGAAAGAAGGAAAGTGGACGGTAATTCAAATAATAAAAGGAATATTAGAAATAAATCAATTTTTGGACCCGTTAATAAACCAGCTGAAAAGCGAGGAGGAGATTAAAAATTTTCAAGCACAATGGGACAATTTTAAAACAAAATTAGATGAATTAAAAGATTATAATTGGCTAGAAGACCAGGGATTTCCTTTTCCACAAGAAGTGAATAAGCCTTCTCTTTCAGTAAAGGAGAGCGAATTATTTGCCAATCCTTTTTTAATGCAGGTATGGGGGACGCCTCCTAAAGTCTTAGAACAGCTTGTACAGCAGGATCGAAAGTATATGGAAGCTTGCCTAGAACCATATAAGAAAGTAAAATTAGAGGAGATAAAGGAAAAATATAAAGACGATTCTGTAGATCTTGTCTTGCGCAGGGCTGCCTCTTTGGGTCACCCTCATAATGTTGCATTTCTTATTAAGGAAGTAAGAGCTGAAGTAAATTCTCAGGGAGAAGACAGCAAAAAAACTGCTTTGCATCTAGCTGTTATCGGGGGAGTTAAGGGAATAGCGGGAGCGAAAGACGCAGCAACTCGAGAGAAAATTAAAAAAAATTATCAAAACACTATTTTTATTTTATTAGAAGCTGGTGCTAATCAGACACTCACAGATAAAGAAGGAAAAATGCCTTCAATTTATAATTATAATAAGGAAATTTTACCTGAGAATGAGGGAGCTTTTCAGCTATATAAAGACGTGCGCAGCAATAAAATTTTTAAGCGATATTTAAACATTACCAGCTAG
- a CDS encoding tetratricopeptide repeat protein: protein MQDGQYDTASQYFLETMHLDPNNLLYPASLAGALLQVKNLEEALTMLALYPDRTEGLKHLDAAILSLGDFDTAEKLLLKAISLNPSI from the coding sequence ATTCAAGATGGTCAGTACGATACAGCCTCTCAATACTTTCTTGAGACTATGCATCTTGATCCTAACAATCTCCTTTACCCTGCCAGCTTAGCCGGAGCGCTCCTTCAAGTAAAAAACCTAGAAGAGGCCCTTACAATGCTTGCTCTTTATCCTGACCGTACCGAAGGATTGAAACATCTTGATGCAGCAATATTGAGTCTTGGAGATTTTGACACGGCTGAAAAATTACTGCTCAAAGCCATTAGCTTGAATCCTTCCATCTAG
- a CDS encoding DUF1207 domain-containing protein: MSKIVQKVCLAFLTWVGATSFLFANAPTTEESSNGIFLNEPSMQTPCAYGCEGNQVQAYQGELQEANYNEEEDPYENYEYWKRWHHYSHGSPWSYYDFTLSERARGTHNGLTGVWLPEDPVLFRPFIADPHQVCYSVGWRFNDQALAKNVIDVSYGDTLPLYRWFYVWPWWGQMQIEIEGALWAVFAPLKKTAPLINADYYVAIPITYAIDNWSFRLRAFHVSAHIGDEFLLEHPCFDRLNPSAEFLDFSVSHDFTDEIRLYGLVGGVLHQDESFKIRRIYAEGGIELRAEGLGFIDRRQQLYGVPFYAMHCRYRADFKNHVDMTYTLGYEWGKICGRCKKVRLFAEYHDGYSVDGQFGRIANNYLSIRLVYGY, from the coding sequence ATGAGCAAGATTGTTCAAAAAGTGTGTTTAGCCTTCTTAACTTGGGTGGGAGCGACTTCTTTTCTTTTTGCTAATGCACCAACCACGGAGGAATCCTCAAATGGAATATTCTTAAATGAACCCTCCATGCAAACCCCCTGTGCATACGGTTGCGAAGGCAACCAAGTCCAAGCCTACCAGGGAGAATTGCAAGAGGCAAATTACAACGAGGAAGAAGACCCCTATGAAAACTACGAATATTGGAAACGGTGGCATCACTATTCTCACGGTTCTCCTTGGAGTTATTATGACTTTACTTTAAGTGAACGTGCTCGCGGCACGCACAATGGCCTAACAGGGGTTTGGCTACCCGAAGACCCCGTTTTATTTAGGCCCTTTATTGCAGATCCTCATCAGGTTTGCTATTCAGTCGGTTGGCGTTTTAATGACCAAGCGTTAGCTAAAAATGTGATAGACGTCTCCTATGGGGATACATTACCCCTTTACCGATGGTTTTATGTATGGCCATGGTGGGGTCAAATGCAAATCGAGATTGAAGGAGCTCTGTGGGCGGTATTTGCGCCTTTGAAAAAAACGGCTCCCTTAATTAACGCAGATTACTATGTTGCCATACCGATTACCTATGCAATCGATAACTGGTCATTTAGATTGCGTGCTTTTCACGTCTCCGCCCATATTGGAGATGAGTTTTTACTAGAGCACCCTTGCTTTGACCGTCTTAACCCAAGTGCAGAGTTTTTAGATTTTTCTGTCTCGCATGATTTTACAGATGAAATCCGCTTATACGGACTTGTAGGAGGCGTTTTGCACCAAGATGAATCCTTTAAAATACGTAGAATTTATGCGGAAGGGGGCATAGAATTGAGAGCGGAAGGCCTTGGTTTTATTGATCGCAGACAACAATTGTATGGGGTTCCTTTTTATGCCATGCATTGCCGCTATAGAGCCGATTTTAAAAACCACGTCGATATGACTTACACGTTAGGATACGAATGGGGAAAAATATGTGGACGCTGCAAAAAAGTACGCCTTTTCGCAGAGTACCATGATGGCTATTCGGTGGATGGGCAGTTTGGGCGAATAGCGAATAACTACCTTAGCATTCGTCTAGTCTACGGCTATTAA
- a CDS encoding sodium:solute symporter family protein: MDLTTFIVTLLGLQLICLIVGSQSARGTKTQEDYFLAGKQIRFFPLMMTFLATQVGGGLILGSAEEAYKYGWGVFFYPLGACLGLVLLGVGAGRKLSQFQVSTVAQIFEVAYKSPILKKIASLLSVLSLFAIFIAQIVASKKFMISIGVDNPVWFFIFWGIVIIYTCLGGLKAVISTDAVQACFFVIVFFLCFGYALYTLDYPLSALWLESGGNENFTVDISKFSGWLLMPLLFMVIEQDMGQRCFAAESPKIVSMATLCAAACTLAVSLIPIFFGIMAKNNALLIPPGSSVLMVAIQEMTNPFVTSLVGCAILVAIISTADSLINAVSSNLSQDFSLTGLRMNAVRFSQFLSALIAISGIFFSFYFSNIVDLLILSYELSVSCLFVPLCFALFKKQGNKYAAGISMLGGALGFIAFRGASLELGREVCSLGLSFLGYFLGDGLFRAEGEEYVDSKISA, from the coding sequence ATGGATTTGACAACCTTTATTGTGACATTATTAGGCCTTCAATTGATTTGCTTGATTGTAGGAAGCCAATCAGCAAGGGGGACAAAAACACAGGAAGATTATTTTTTAGCAGGCAAGCAAATTCGTTTTTTCCCTTTAATGATGACGTTTTTAGCCACTCAAGTGGGAGGGGGGCTAATTTTAGGATCTGCAGAAGAAGCTTATAAATATGGATGGGGCGTCTTCTTTTATCCTTTAGGAGCTTGCTTAGGTTTGGTTTTACTAGGCGTTGGGGCGGGGCGCAAGCTTTCCCAATTCCAAGTTTCGACTGTTGCGCAAATTTTTGAAGTGGCCTATAAATCGCCTATCCTAAAAAAAATTGCTTCTCTTCTTTCCGTGCTTTCCCTTTTTGCTATTTTCATTGCTCAAATTGTAGCTTCAAAGAAGTTTATGATCAGCATAGGGGTGGATAATCCTGTATGGTTCTTTATTTTTTGGGGGATAGTGATTATTTATACCTGTTTAGGGGGATTAAAAGCTGTCATTTCCACCGATGCTGTTCAAGCGTGTTTTTTTGTGATCGTGTTTTTTCTTTGTTTCGGTTATGCCCTTTATACCCTTGACTATCCTTTAAGTGCCCTATGGTTAGAAAGTGGGGGGAATGAAAATTTTACAGTCGATATTTCCAAATTCTCTGGATGGCTTTTGATGCCTTTACTCTTTATGGTGATTGAGCAAGATATGGGACAACGTTGCTTTGCGGCAGAATCTCCCAAAATTGTTTCGATGGCAACCCTTTGTGCAGCTGCATGTACACTTGCAGTAAGCTTAATTCCCATCTTTTTTGGAATCATGGCTAAAAACAATGCCCTCCTCATACCTCCTGGAAGCAGCGTATTAATGGTTGCAATTCAAGAAATGACCAATCCTTTCGTCACTTCTCTGGTCGGTTGCGCAATTTTGGTTGCGATTATTTCTACGGCTGACTCTTTAATTAATGCCGTCAGCTCGAATTTATCCCAAGATTTTAGCTTAACAGGTTTAAGGATGAATGCGGTCCGTTTTTCTCAATTCCTTTCCGCTTTAATTGCGATATCTGGAATTTTCTTTTCTTTTTATTTTAGCAATATTGTGGATCTTTTGATCTTGAGCTATGAGCTTTCTGTCAGTTGTTTATTTGTTCCTTTGTGTTTTGCCTTATTTAAAAAACAAGGAAATAAATATGCCGCTGGAATATCTATGCTGGGCGGAGCCCTCGGGTTTATCGCCTTTAGAGGAGCATCCTTAGAACTGGGTCGAGAGGTTTGTAGCTTAGGCCTTTCATTTTTAGGCTATTTTTTAGGGGATGGGTTATTCCGAGCAGAGGGCGAAGAATATGTGGATTCGAAAATTTCTGCCTGA
- a CDS encoding MYG1 family protein: MEDQKVPRSLGTHDGAFHADEVTACALLLLFDLIDSDKIVRTRSLEQLASCEYVCDVGGIYDPAQKLFDHHQVQYQGMMSSAGMTLLYLKDQGILKPNEYQFFNHALILGVDASDNGNDPQIQGLCTYSHVVSNFSPIDHNASPQVQNEAFFEALEFALGHLRRLWERYCYTQSCRQVVEETMNKYSECLIFEKGIPWLETFFELDGVNHPAKFVIMPSGSHWKLRGIPPTYEDRMNVRFPLPQEWAGLIDEELKKISGIDGAIFCHKGRFISVWETREDALNALDYILNKEKKVL, encoded by the coding sequence ATGGAAGATCAAAAAGTGCCAAGAAGCTTAGGGACTCACGACGGAGCATTTCATGCAGATGAGGTGACGGCGTGTGCGCTTCTCTTGCTTTTTGATTTGATCGATTCGGATAAAATCGTTAGGACCCGTTCTCTCGAGCAACTCGCTAGTTGCGAATATGTATGTGATGTGGGGGGAATTTATGATCCGGCGCAAAAATTGTTCGATCATCATCAAGTGCAATATCAAGGAATGATGAGCAGTGCAGGCATGACTTTGCTCTACTTAAAAGATCAAGGAATTCTCAAGCCGAACGAATATCAATTTTTTAATCACGCCTTAATTTTAGGGGTGGATGCTTCAGACAATGGAAACGATCCTCAAATTCAAGGCTTATGCACCTATTCTCATGTGGTTTCAAACTTTAGTCCGATTGACCACAACGCATCCCCACAAGTTCAAAACGAAGCATTTTTTGAAGCTTTAGAATTTGCTCTTGGGCATTTAAGGCGTTTGTGGGAGCGGTATTGCTATACCCAATCTTGTCGGCAAGTGGTGGAAGAAACCATGAATAAATACTCTGAGTGCTTAATTTTTGAAAAAGGGATCCCGTGGTTAGAGACTTTTTTCGAATTAGATGGAGTCAACCATCCTGCCAAGTTTGTCATTATGCCCTCAGGAAGCCATTGGAAACTACGAGGCATTCCTCCTACCTACGAAGATAGAATGAATGTGCGTTTTCCTTTGCCCCAAGAATGGGCCGGATTAATTGATGAAGAGCTCAAAAAAATTTCAGGCATTGACGGAGCAATTTTTTGCCATAAAGGGCGCTTTATTTCTGTTTGGGAAACACGCGAAGATGCCCTCAATGCTTTGGATTATATCCTTAATAAAGAAAAAAAGGTGTTATGA
- a CDS encoding histidine triad nucleotide-binding protein yields MTLFKKIINGELPCDKVFENERIIAFKDIHPAAPVHVLIVPKKEIPDLQSVTPEDLPLIAEIMQVAQQLAAQFNLLEGYRLLTNNGPLAGQTIFHLHFHLIGGRQLGPLA; encoded by the coding sequence ATGACTCTCTTTAAGAAAATCATTAACGGTGAATTGCCTTGCGATAAAGTGTTTGAAAATGAAAGAATTATTGCTTTTAAGGATATTCATCCCGCTGCCCCTGTGCATGTATTGATCGTGCCTAAAAAAGAGATTCCCGATTTGCAATCTGTTACTCCGGAGGATTTGCCCTTAATCGCCGAAATCATGCAAGTTGCCCAGCAATTGGCTGCCCAGTTTAATCTATTAGAAGGGTACCGGTTGTTAACGAATAACGGTCCGTTAGCGGGCCAAACCATTTTTCACTTGCACTTCCATTTGATCGGTGGGCGCCAATTAGGCCCTTTGGCATAA